Proteins co-encoded in one Sporosarcina sp. FSL K6-1522 genomic window:
- a CDS encoding BMP family protein — translation MSKRKFGLALSMVLAAGTLLGACGTDKGKDNAGNTGSDSKPKEDTFSIAMVTDTGGVDDKSFNTSAWLGIQEYGKENNLTKGDGGYDYLQSKEESEYPPNLNKLVQRDFDLIFGVGYLLKDALEEVAAQRPDNKFALVDEVSDSPNIASLMFKEQEGAFLAGVAAAKMTKSDKIGFVGGMEIPVIERFEAGFLAGVAAVKPDLKVDVQYTGDFAKAELGKATANRMYASGVDIIFHAAGGSGNGVFAEAKERKKADPNAYVWVIGVDSDQYDEGKVGDDNITLTSMLKRVDIAVKTTAELAAKGEFPGGKVTTFSLADNGIELADSRGAIPEDVLAEIDEFAKKIADGEIEVPEFVEKKK, via the coding sequence ATGAGCAAACGCAAATTTGGTCTTGCTTTATCAATGGTTCTTGCTGCTGGTACATTACTTGGCGCTTGTGGAACAGATAAAGGGAAAGACAACGCAGGCAATACAGGTTCTGATAGCAAGCCGAAAGAAGATACGTTTTCAATCGCAATGGTAACAGATACAGGCGGTGTTGACGACAAATCATTCAACACATCTGCTTGGCTTGGAATTCAGGAATATGGGAAAGAGAACAATTTGACAAAAGGTGACGGTGGTTATGATTACCTGCAGTCAAAAGAAGAATCGGAGTACCCACCGAACTTGAACAAATTGGTTCAACGTGACTTCGACTTGATTTTCGGAGTTGGATACCTATTGAAAGATGCACTTGAAGAAGTAGCTGCACAACGTCCAGATAACAAATTCGCACTTGTGGATGAAGTATCTGATTCGCCAAACATCGCAAGCCTTATGTTCAAAGAGCAAGAAGGTGCATTCCTTGCTGGGGTAGCAGCGGCTAAAATGACGAAATCCGATAAAATCGGTTTCGTTGGTGGTATGGAAATCCCGGTAATTGAACGCTTTGAAGCTGGATTCCTTGCGGGTGTTGCGGCAGTAAAACCAGATTTAAAAGTAGATGTACAGTATACAGGTGATTTTGCAAAAGCCGAACTTGGTAAAGCAACAGCAAACCGTATGTACGCTTCAGGCGTAGATATTATTTTCCACGCTGCGGGTGGTTCAGGTAACGGTGTATTCGCAGAGGCAAAAGAGCGTAAAAAAGCAGATCCAAATGCATATGTATGGGTAATCGGAGTAGACTCTGATCAGTATGATGAAGGTAAAGTTGGCGACGATAATATTACATTGACGTCTATGCTTAAACGTGTTGACATCGCAGTAAAAACAACTGCTGAACTTGCTGCAAAAGGTGAATTCCCAGGCGGTAAAGTAACAACGTTTAGCTTAGCGGATAACGGTATTGAATTGGCTGATTCACGCGGCGCGATTCCAGAAGACGTTTTAGCTGAAATCGATGAGTTCGCGAAGAAAATTGCGGACGGTGAAATCGAAGTACCAGAATTCGTAGAGAAAAAGAAATAA
- a CDS encoding GntR family transcriptional regulator — MMVKTDQRHLYVQVIERLKQDIESGIFKENERFPSEFDLARTLGVSRATLREALRVLEEEKVIVRKHGVGTFVNSKPLFSSGIEQLSSVSSMIRDVGMEPGTIFMDVSENAMCDDMMKKFNCSEEERLVTIKRVRTADDDPVVYCIDHVLAKNLPSGTEELLNTSLFDAIEKSGTIHIAQAVTHIEPLGYDNEASAILRCGVDVPLLVLLQHHYSEEGEMVLYSKNYFRADKFSFHVVRKRV; from the coding sequence ATGATGGTGAAAACGGATCAGCGGCATTTATATGTACAAGTAATTGAACGTTTGAAACAGGATATCGAATCGGGCATCTTTAAAGAGAACGAGCGCTTTCCTTCAGAGTTTGATCTTGCGCGTACGTTAGGTGTCAGCCGAGCAACACTCCGTGAGGCACTTCGTGTGTTGGAGGAAGAAAAAGTCATTGTGCGCAAACACGGCGTTGGGACGTTTGTCAATTCGAAGCCATTGTTTTCATCGGGCATTGAACAGTTATCGAGTGTGTCTTCCATGATTCGTGATGTAGGAATGGAACCAGGTACAATCTTCATGGATGTGTCGGAAAACGCTATGTGTGATGATATGATGAAGAAGTTTAATTGTAGCGAAGAAGAGCGCCTTGTGACGATTAAACGAGTACGAACAGCGGATGATGATCCAGTGGTCTATTGTATCGACCATGTACTGGCAAAAAATCTTCCGTCAGGCACGGAGGAGCTATTGAATACGTCTTTATTCGATGCGATTGAAAAATCTGGCACCATTCATATTGCACAGGCTGTGACACATATTGAGCCACTTGGGTATGATAACGAGGCATCGGCTATTTTAAGATGCGGTGTCGATGTTCCGCTACTGGTCTTATTACAGCATCATTACAGCGAGGAAGGCGAAATGGTCCTTTACTCGAAAAATTATTTCAGAGCTGATAAATTCAGTTTTCATGTTGTGCGAAAAAGGGTATAA
- a CDS encoding ABC transporter permease: MTFLEVLYFIIPLTISYAAPLIFTAIGGLFSERSGVVNIGLEGLMVMGAFIGILFNLFFADTFGAWTPWLALLAAMVVAAIFSIMHAVASISFRADQVVSGVAINMLGIAIALFSVKMIFDKGQTDFIQRSIPRFNVPILHEIPFIGPLFFKGVYGSSFLAIALAFLTWFIIFKTPFGLRLRSVGEHPMAADTMGINVTKIRYIAVIISGGLAGIGGAIYSQTMTNDFSHATINGQGFMALAALIFGKWHPIGAMGAALFFGLAQALAISASGISFLENVPAVYLHILPYVLTILALAGFIGKANAPKAVGQPYIKGNR, encoded by the coding sequence ATGACATTTCTTGAAGTGCTTTACTTCATCATCCCCCTAACGATTTCATATGCTGCCCCACTTATTTTTACAGCGATTGGCGGTTTGTTTTCCGAGCGTTCAGGTGTTGTAAACATTGGGTTGGAAGGTCTAATGGTGATGGGGGCATTCATAGGGATTCTCTTTAACTTGTTTTTTGCTGATACATTCGGTGCTTGGACGCCGTGGCTTGCGTTACTGGCGGCGATGGTTGTTGCAGCGATCTTCTCGATTATGCATGCAGTAGCATCGATTTCGTTCCGAGCAGACCAGGTTGTTTCAGGGGTTGCCATCAATATGCTTGGGATTGCAATCGCCCTGTTTTCAGTCAAAATGATTTTTGATAAAGGACAGACAGATTTCATTCAACGCAGTATTCCACGTTTTAACGTGCCGATTTTGCATGAGATTCCGTTTATCGGACCGTTGTTTTTCAAAGGGGTCTATGGTTCATCCTTTTTAGCGATTGCCTTGGCATTCCTTACGTGGTTCATCATCTTTAAAACGCCATTTGGTTTGCGTTTGCGTTCTGTTGGGGAACATCCAATGGCAGCCGATACGATGGGTATCAATGTGACGAAAATCCGCTATATTGCGGTCATTATTTCAGGTGGACTTGCTGGGATTGGTGGGGCGATTTATTCGCAGACGATGACGAATGATTTTAGCCACGCGACGATTAATGGGCAAGGATTCATGGCGCTTGCGGCGCTTATCTTCGGGAAATGGCATCCGATTGGTGCGATGGGTGCTGCACTATTCTTCGGATTGGCACAAGCGCTCGCAATTAGTGCTTCCGGCATTAGTTTTTTAGAAAATGTACCAGCTGTCTATTTGCATATTTTGCCGTACGTCTTAACGATTCTTGCACTTGCAGGGTTTATCGGAAAAGCGAATGCACCGAAAGCAGTTGGCCAGCCATATATTAAAGGAAATCGATAA
- a CDS encoding pitrilysin family protein → MFRKVELQEGVTLYIRRSEQFKTVNFSVKWKAALDEKQAAHRAVLANVLEDSNGRYRTQTEFRNTLDELYGTVLYTDASKRGDRHIVSLYTECVNDEYLTDGGVLDEVLGLIQTVIFEPNAADGQFDETVVNREKRSVKERIRSLYDDKTRYAQKRLLELLRPNSAASTPSYGTEADVEALTAAELYTTYQKMLQEDEIDIYIVGDIDEESMIDHIKSLFPFTARPVQTRQQAAITHEVKELRTVREQQDMKQGKLHLGFSTPVTFGHPDYAKMQVTNGVFGGFAHSKLFMNVREKESMAYYASSSYASHYGLLYVMAGIDAELDEKAIKLIKEQLQALQQGDITDLELEQTKALLANGIKSAFDSARGQIEVFDQFKELDEQFTAEKIIANWELVTKEDVKQMAASITLEVVYLLSGKEAI, encoded by the coding sequence ATGTTTAGAAAAGTTGAGCTTCAAGAAGGCGTTACGTTATATATTCGCAGGTCAGAACAATTCAAAACCGTCAATTTCTCGGTGAAATGGAAAGCTGCGTTAGATGAAAAACAAGCAGCCCATCGCGCAGTATTGGCAAATGTTTTGGAAGATTCGAATGGCCGTTATCGAACACAAACGGAATTCCGCAATACGTTAGACGAATTATATGGAACGGTCTTGTATACAGATGCTTCAAAACGTGGCGATCGCCATATCGTTTCGTTGTATACAGAATGTGTCAATGATGAGTATTTGACAGATGGTGGCGTACTGGACGAAGTGCTGGGCCTTATTCAAACGGTGATTTTTGAACCGAATGCGGCAGATGGGCAGTTTGACGAGACAGTCGTTAACCGCGAAAAGCGTTCTGTTAAAGAACGGATCCGTTCACTTTATGATGATAAAACGAGATACGCGCAAAAGCGTTTACTCGAATTGTTGCGACCGAATAGTGCGGCATCTACACCGTCTTATGGAACGGAAGCAGATGTTGAAGCATTGACGGCAGCAGAATTGTATACAACATACCAAAAGATGCTACAGGAAGATGAAATCGACATCTACATTGTAGGCGATATTGATGAAGAGTCGATGATTGATCATATCAAATCGTTGTTCCCGTTCACTGCACGTCCTGTTCAAACACGTCAACAGGCTGCTATTACCCATGAAGTAAAGGAACTACGTACAGTTCGTGAACAACAGGACATGAAGCAGGGGAAACTTCACCTTGGCTTCAGTACACCTGTGACGTTCGGGCATCCTGACTATGCTAAAATGCAAGTGACAAATGGAGTATTTGGTGGTTTTGCGCATAGTAAGTTATTCATGAATGTCCGTGAAAAGGAAAGTATGGCGTATTATGCGTCAAGCTCGTATGCATCTCACTACGGATTGCTTTATGTCATGGCGGGGATTGATGCGGAGCTTGATGAGAAGGCGATCAAACTCATTAAAGAACAGTTACAGGCGCTTCAACAAGGTGATATTACGGACCTTGAGCTCGAACAAACGAAAGCATTGCTTGCCAATGGCATTAAAAGTGCTTTTGATTCAGCGCGAGGGCAGATTGAAGTATTCGATCAATTTAAAGAGCTTGATGAGCAGTTTACCGCAGAAAAAATTATTGCGAACTGGGAATTAGTAACAAAAGAAGATGTGAAGCAGATGGCTGCTAGTATTACATTAGAAGTCGTGTACTTGCTATCTGGGAAGGAGGCCATCTAA
- a CDS encoding pitrilysin family protein, protein MKKIQFENLQETLYNETLSNGLDVYILPKRGFSKTFVTFTTKYGSVDRTFIPRGKTEAVTVPDGIAHFLEHKLFEKEDGDVFQKFSVYGASANAFTSFTRTAYLFSATDKLYDNTEILLDFVQEPYFTEKTVDKEKGIIAQEITMYDDQPDWRLYFGTIENLFHEHPVKIDIAGTVESIQDITAEHLYECYETFYHPSNMVLFVVGAVDPAEMMAFIKKNQDAKTFKEPATIVRNFPQEADTAVMSKRELAMDITKPKFNMGMKCNKTDVSGTEMLIQELSSGLVLDSLFGRTSPFFTKAYDEGLIDESFSYDFTMENGFGFAMVGSDTEQPAALEAAIRQTIRDAKTAWPITDQELDRMRKKKIGQFMRSLNSPEFIANQFTRYTFNDMNLFDAVPTLEQLTVKDLQAAFQTFADESGHTTYTVVPAEKAQ, encoded by the coding sequence ATGAAGAAAATTCAATTTGAAAACTTACAAGAAACGTTATATAATGAAACACTTTCCAATGGTTTAGATGTCTATATTTTACCGAAACGTGGCTTTTCCAAAACGTTTGTGACGTTTACGACGAAATACGGTTCGGTTGATCGGACATTTATTCCACGTGGGAAGACGGAAGCGGTCACTGTGCCAGATGGCATCGCCCATTTCTTAGAACATAAATTATTTGAAAAAGAAGATGGCGATGTGTTCCAAAAGTTTAGCGTGTACGGTGCATCTGCCAATGCCTTCACATCTTTCACACGAACAGCGTATTTATTTTCCGCAACAGATAAGCTGTATGACAATACGGAAATACTGCTGGACTTTGTACAGGAGCCGTATTTCACGGAAAAGACCGTTGATAAGGAAAAGGGCATTATTGCCCAGGAAATAACGATGTATGATGACCAACCTGATTGGCGGCTCTATTTCGGGACGATTGAGAATTTATTTCACGAGCATCCTGTGAAAATTGACATTGCTGGAACGGTTGAATCGATTCAGGATATTACGGCCGAGCACTTGTATGAATGCTACGAAACGTTTTACCATCCGTCCAATATGGTGTTGTTCGTTGTCGGGGCAGTCGATCCGGCTGAAATGATGGCGTTCATTAAAAAGAATCAGGATGCGAAAACCTTTAAAGAGCCTGCAACTATTGTACGTAATTTCCCGCAGGAAGCAGATACGGCTGTCATGAGTAAGCGCGAGTTGGCGATGGATATTACGAAGCCGAAATTCAATATGGGCATGAAGTGCAATAAGACGGACGTGTCAGGAACAGAGATGCTCATCCAAGAGCTGTCTTCAGGGCTTGTTCTGGATAGCTTGTTTGGCAGAACGTCTCCATTCTTTACGAAGGCTTATGATGAAGGGCTTATTGATGAGTCATTTTCGTATGACTTCACAATGGAAAACGGCTTTGGCTTTGCAATGGTAGGGTCAGATACGGAGCAACCAGCAGCATTAGAAGCAGCGATTCGCCAAACGATACGTGATGCGAAAACAGCTTGGCCGATTACGGATCAGGAGCTAGATCGGATGCGCAAAAAGAAAATTGGCCAATTCATGCGTTCGTTGAATTCTCCGGAATTTATCGCCAACCAGTTTACACGTTATACATTTAACGATATGAACCTTTTTGACGCTGTCCCTACGCTGGAACAATTAACAGTAAAAGATTTACAAGCTGCTTTCCAAACATTTGCGGATGAAAGCGGGCATACAACGTATACGGTTGTGCCGGCAGAAAAAGCACAATAA
- a CDS encoding ABC transporter ATP-binding protein, which produces MEYVIEMLNIRKEFGNFVANDNITLQLKKGEIHALLGENGAGKSTLMNVLFGLYQPEGGEIRVRGKAVAITDPNIANGLGIGMVHQHFMLVENLTVTENIILGNEPKKMGMINIKDAAKKVAEISKLYGLEVDPNAKIEDISVGMQQRVEILKTLYRGAEILIFDEPTASLTPQEISELISIMRKLIEEGKSIIIITHKLQEIMDVSDRVTVIRKGQGIGTVITADTNPEELATLMVGRQVTFKTEKGPAHPTEEVLRVENLVVEDYRGVPKVKGLNLSIRKGEIVGIAGIDGNGQSELIEAIAGLRKVKSGKIFIDEKDITGKKPREITEAGLGHIPQDRHKHGLVLDFSVGYNVALQTYYKEPFSKKGIMDFQSISTKANEIIEAYDVRTQGEHELVRALSGGNQQKLIIGREVDRNPDLLIAALPTRGLDVGAIEFIHKRLIEQRDNGKAVLLISFELDEVMNVSDRIAVIHDGMIVDTVIPEETTEQELGLLMAGQAKEERAVEGEVGGKHDVK; this is translated from the coding sequence GTGGAATATGTAATTGAAATGCTGAACATCCGCAAGGAATTCGGTAATTTTGTTGCGAATGATAATATTACGCTTCAGTTGAAGAAAGGCGAAATTCACGCGTTGTTAGGTGAAAATGGTGCCGGAAAGTCTACGTTAATGAACGTATTATTTGGCTTGTATCAACCAGAAGGTGGAGAAATAAGGGTACGCGGAAAAGCGGTAGCGATTACAGATCCCAACATTGCCAACGGTTTAGGGATCGGCATGGTTCACCAACATTTTATGCTCGTTGAAAATTTAACGGTCACGGAAAATATTATTCTCGGCAACGAACCGAAAAAAATGGGCATGATTAACATCAAAGATGCGGCGAAAAAAGTCGCTGAAATTTCGAAGTTATATGGCCTTGAAGTGGATCCGAATGCAAAAATCGAAGATATTTCAGTCGGTATGCAACAGCGCGTTGAGATCTTGAAAACGCTTTACCGTGGTGCAGAAATTCTTATTTTTGATGAACCGACAGCTTCTTTAACGCCGCAAGAAATCAGCGAATTGATTTCGATTATGCGCAAGCTGATTGAAGAAGGAAAATCAATTATTATTATTACGCATAAACTACAAGAAATCATGGACGTCTCAGACCGTGTGACCGTTATTCGTAAAGGACAAGGGATTGGAACGGTTATTACAGCTGATACAAACCCTGAAGAGCTTGCAACACTTATGGTAGGGCGTCAAGTGACGTTCAAAACAGAGAAAGGACCTGCTCACCCAACGGAAGAAGTGCTACGTGTCGAAAATCTTGTCGTAGAAGATTACCGTGGTGTACCGAAAGTGAAAGGGTTGAACTTGTCGATTCGTAAAGGAGAAATTGTCGGCATTGCAGGGATTGACGGCAATGGACAATCTGAACTAATCGAAGCGATTGCGGGTCTACGCAAAGTGAAAAGCGGAAAAATATTTATTGACGAAAAAGATATTACGGGGAAAAAACCGCGTGAAATTACAGAAGCTGGTCTTGGTCATATCCCACAAGACCGTCATAAACACGGCCTCGTTTTGGACTTTTCCGTAGGCTATAATGTTGCCTTACAAACGTATTATAAAGAACCTTTTTCGAAAAAAGGCATTATGGATTTCCAATCCATTTCTACTAAAGCCAATGAAATTATTGAAGCTTACGATGTGCGTACACAAGGAGAGCATGAGCTAGTTCGTGCACTATCAGGTGGAAACCAGCAAAAGCTCATTATTGGACGTGAGGTGGACCGGAATCCGGATTTACTGATTGCGGCTTTGCCGACGCGTGGTCTGGATGTTGGCGCCATCGAATTTATCCATAAAAGACTCATCGAGCAGCGAGATAATGGGAAAGCGGTATTGTTGATTTCGTTTGAGTTGGATGAGGTGATGAACGTTTCTGACCGTATTGCCGTCATTCATGATGGGATGATTGTGGATACGGTGATTCCGGAAGAAACGACTGAACAGGAATTAGGGTTACTGATGGCAGGGCAAGCAAAAGAAGAACGCGCTGTTGAAGGGGAAGTAGGTGGCAAGCACGATGTCAAATAA
- a CDS encoding ABC transporter permease, which yields MSNKVVNILVPIISIILGLAVGALVMIFSGYDPVAGYIALWNGIFGSSYSIGETIRQISPYILAGLAVAFAFRSGLFNIGVEGQLIVGWFAAAYVGMAVELPKIIHLPLAILAAAVAGALWGLVPGILKAKLHVHEVIVTIMMNYIALHTVNALIKTISDGGYKTEKIHATASLRSEFLSNLTDFSTLHYGILIALAMVAVMWFILDKTKMGYELKSVGFNEHASQYAGMNVQRNIVLSMVISGAFAGLAGAMEALGTFGNIVSRGAFTGIGFDGIAVALLGANTPLGVIFGASLFGSLKYGAGNMPNEAGVPIEIVSIVIALIIFFVASGYIIRVLLSKMKKNKEAK from the coding sequence ATGTCAAATAAAGTTGTCAATATATTAGTGCCGATTATTTCAATCATTTTAGGGCTAGCTGTTGGAGCCTTGGTGATGATTTTTAGCGGCTATGATCCTGTGGCGGGTTATATCGCCCTATGGAATGGGATTTTTGGAAGCTCGTATTCGATCGGTGAAACGATTCGTCAAATTAGCCCGTACATACTTGCTGGGCTTGCGGTAGCGTTTGCCTTCCGTTCAGGGCTCTTCAATATTGGGGTCGAGGGACAACTCATTGTCGGTTGGTTTGCGGCGGCTTACGTCGGTATGGCTGTTGAGTTGCCGAAAATCATTCACTTGCCATTGGCCATTCTAGCAGCGGCAGTTGCAGGAGCATTATGGGGGTTAGTACCAGGGATTTTAAAAGCGAAACTGCATGTACATGAAGTTATCGTGACAATTATGATGAACTATATCGCCCTTCATACTGTGAATGCGTTGATTAAAACGATTTCAGATGGTGGCTACAAGACAGAGAAAATTCATGCGACAGCATCGTTGCGCTCTGAATTTCTATCCAATCTGACGGACTTCTCTACGTTACACTACGGTATACTAATTGCGCTTGCGATGGTTGCTGTCATGTGGTTTATATTGGACAAAACCAAAATGGGTTACGAATTGAAGTCAGTTGGGTTTAACGAACATGCCTCGCAATATGCAGGGATGAATGTTCAAAGAAATATTGTGCTATCCATGGTTATTTCAGGTGCGTTTGCTGGACTTGCAGGCGCAATGGAAGCACTTGGAACTTTCGGTAATATCGTGTCACGCGGTGCTTTTACAGGGATTGGTTTTGACGGTATTGCGGTTGCCTTATTAGGTGCCAATACACCACTTGGCGTTATTTTTGGTGCGTCACTCTTTGGTTCGTTAAAGTACGGTGCAGGTAATATGCCAAACGAAGCTGGCGTTCCAATTGAAATCGTTTCAATTGTCATTGCACTCATCATTTTCTTTGTGGCTTCAGGTTATATCATCCGTGTGCTCCTGAGCAAAATGAAGAAGAACAAGGAGGCGAAGTGA
- a CDS encoding SDR family oxidoreductase, with amino-acid sequence MERHYCVVLGASGGIGEAICRSLAASGWSLYLHFHSNQERVAHLQAELTEMFPQSDFQAVQADFTKIDGADELAKQVKHVAAIVVANGQSVVKLLTETTAVEMDALWKVHVQNPVRFISLVSSQLRRVDKSYVVFIGSIWGNTGAAGEVMYSAVKGAQHAFVKAYAKEAAFSGTRVNAIAPGWIDTRMNEAFSPEERQMVIDEIPLMQTGTPIHIAEAVDFLMNGKADYMTGEIMNINGGWSI; translated from the coding sequence ATGGAACGGCATTACTGCGTTGTGCTTGGTGCATCAGGTGGAATCGGTGAGGCGATTTGTCGCAGCCTCGCCGCTTCTGGCTGGTCATTGTACCTTCATTTTCATAGCAATCAGGAGCGAGTAGCCCATTTGCAAGCAGAACTAACTGAAATGTTCCCCCAATCAGATTTCCAAGCGGTACAAGCTGATTTTACGAAGATCGATGGCGCGGACGAACTGGCGAAACAAGTGAAGCATGTGGCAGCGATTGTTGTGGCGAATGGGCAATCTGTCGTCAAGCTGTTGACCGAAACGACAGCAGTGGAGATGGACGCATTATGGAAAGTACATGTGCAAAATCCGGTACGCTTTATTAGTTTGGTGTCCTCTCAATTACGCCGTGTGGATAAATCGTATGTGGTGTTCATTGGTTCCATTTGGGGAAATACGGGAGCAGCAGGAGAAGTGATGTATTCGGCTGTAAAAGGGGCCCAACATGCGTTCGTTAAAGCGTATGCAAAAGAAGCCGCTTTTTCGGGCACACGTGTGAATGCGATTGCACCAGGTTGGATCGATACGCGTATGAATGAAGCATTTTCACCTGAAGAGCGGCAGATGGTTATTGACGAGATTCCACTGATGCAGACGGGGACACCGATACATATCGCTGAAGCTGTTGATTTTTTAATGAATGGCAAGGCGGATTATATGACAGGTGAAATTATGAATATTAATGGTGGCTGGTCGATTTAA